From one Drosophila subpulchrella strain 33 F10 #4 breed RU33 chromosome 3L, RU_Dsub_v1.1 Primary Assembly, whole genome shotgun sequence genomic stretch:
- the LOC119555446 gene encoding uncharacterized protein LOC119555446: MKKVLGKRENIKILDLNSYCINELFRQIKMSCASSLILDDILKYSDLIHFVISCELFTKAFKEWSPELYKKLCIENTFLNRSPYIQIDFSNVYAHMLRLSINEKKLFWRNFLNPIKENDKLESVKLVYEPISYYPEHLERFDDLINCLQNKDQLRELFVRLKGYSLESMPQISSLETLTVDARMEANILVQLCSLNANLRRLILVNNELYGRLSDIVPHCNQLEYLSFAMKQGVDAAEYKALAKLPRLNELILLGEHEEESLVKLFHGLKERKVQRISIPETHVSDEEAIALASIASLISLKCCLRNDSIYADLPLTGSLTDICILRHPNQYEPEMDNKKEIGRMKVTYGARTLSNEMPDAYYQAMQTNDSKLMMKAFDQDFDYAFRFRYEGAYNARVLLDNMKLSSESSMCFIEKIVLYQNDPIPNEDIAIMASIPTLTTIRCSIAQIEQMIIVKTLQLASITETEKRVDRIRTEHFEIRLVHGHESLTLILDFFGKCKENYARFLAPLANVRNLKRLEIKGKFTSGSLVTLFKGFTSLATHTLQELKAVFLDPEELEEVIKIGSLRILKSGFFCSKNIDKLAELNLLEELYLSVYPQGSLEKLFRLLASKKSQVLKSLIIGGTKLTPQEVVELAGLESVENLQLGLPEKQHWEQSSEGTTDSLDVFYCQKCRLPPDASIYIEHQTYVHTLNSVSDKEALTAKINFITELYGNLTPVNMHLLANLPNLENLSVYLDYKPQAVEYLLRTIALLSPKKLRKLSFATQNFRLISVFENLQSLESVVYHTKDIEFIAHLRNLTDLQIHNPLDTPIWELLKELKVLLNLQCLLLDNADLEFLDIVEVTKINWLKRLRLGLTDKKFVFMLIPLKDLEVLEITSTHYAAKDEGNFIVSFVLSCKNIRSISLYRYYDYLKKDYVNGILNTIKLFRDSSKHPPFKLRGVWCDFKRLSQLDKYNVEYLELEVLDNSNQNEESDEDTDNEVL, translated from the exons ATGAAGAAAGTTTTGGGTAAAAGGGAAAACATCAAGATTTTAGACTTAAACTCCTATTGTATCAATGAATTATTTCGGCAAATCAAAATGAGCTGCGCTTCCAGCTTAATACTGGATGATATATTAAAGTACAGCGATCTCATTCACTTTGTTATCAGCTGCGAGTTATTCACCAAAGCGTTTAAGGAATGGTCTCCTGAGCTTTATAAGAAACTTTGCATAGAAAATACGTTCTTAAATAGATCTCCCTATATACAGATCGATTTCTCAAATGTTTATGCCCATATGCTAAGATTgtcaataaatgaaaaaaagttATTCTGGAGAAATTTCTTAAATCCGATTAAGGAAAACGATAAGTTGGAATCAGTGAAGTTAGTTTATGAACCAATAAGTTACTACCCCGAGCATTTGGAAAGATTCGATGACCTGATAAATTGTCTTCAAAACAAGGATCAATTGCGTGAGCTCTTTGTTCGACTAAAAG GATATAGCTTGGAAAGCATGCCGCAGATAAGCAGTCTGGAAACCCTTACAGTAGATGCCCGAATGGAAGCCAATATCCTAGTCCAGTTGTGTTCATTAAATGCAAACTTACGGAGACTCATTTTGGTCAATAACGAGTTATATGGAAGATTGTCTGATATTGTACCGCACTGCAACCAACTGGAATACCTAAGCTTCGCTATGAAGCAGGGGGTAGACGCCGCGGAATATAAAGCCCTTGCCAAGCTACCGAGACTCAACGAACTAATCCTCCTTGGCGAGCATGAGGAGGAATCATTGGTAAAGCTCTTTCATGGCCTAAAGGAAAGGAAGGTCCAAAGAATATCGATACCCGAAACCCATGTCAGTGACGAAGAGGCCATCGCATTGGCATCCATTGCCTCGTTAATTTCTCTCAAGTGCTGTCTTCGCAATGACTCGATATATGCTGATTTACCTCTAACTGGATCTCTCACTGATATTTGCATACTGCGTCATCCCAACCAATATGAACCAGAAATGGACAATAAGAAAGAAATCGGTCGCATGAAAGTGACTTATGGGGCAAGAACCCTATCTAACGAAATGCCAGACGCGTATTATCAAGCAATGCAGACCAATGATTCAAAGCTTATGATGAAGGCATTTGATCAAGACTTCGACTATGCTTTTCGTTTTCGCTACGAGGGGGCTTATAATGCCAGGGTTTTGCTTGATAACATGAAATTATCATCAGAATCTTCAATGTGCTTTATCGAGAAGATAGTGCTCTATCAGAACGACCCGATTCCGAATGAAGACATTGCCATTATGGCCTCCATACCGACGTTAACCACCATCCGATGCTCGATCGCTCAAATAGAGCAGATGATCATCGTGAAAACTCTGCAGCTCGCGTCAATTACTGAAACTGAAAAGCGAGTGGACCGCATCCGAACGGAACATTTTGAGATTCGATTAGTTCATGGCCACGAATCCTTAACTCTCATACTGGACTTTTTTGGTAAATGTAAAGAGAATTACGCGAGGTTCTTAGCTCCTCTTGCCAATGTAAGAAACCTAAAACGACTTGAGATAAAGGGAAAATTTACAAGTGGTTCCTTAGTAACGCTTTTTAAAGGTTTCACCTCCTTGGCAACTCACACTCTGCAAGAACTGAAAGCTGTATTTCTTGACCCTGAAGAACTCGAAGAGGTGATCAAGATTGGGAGCCTAAGGATCCTTAAAAGCGGTTTCTTTTGTTCCAAAAATATTGATAAACTAGCTGAGTTGAATCTTCTCGAGGAGCTATATCTATCCGTCTATCCACAGGGGTCTCTAGAAAAATTGTTTAGGCTCCTTGCCTCCAAGAAGTCACAAGTACTGAAGAGTCTCATAATTGGGGGGACGAAACTTACTCCCCAAGAGGTAGTCGAGCTAGCTGGCTTAGAATCCGTGGAGAATCTCCAGCTTGGTCTGCCCGAAAAACAACATTGGGAACAGTCCTCAGAAGGTACTACAGATAGCCTAGACGTCTTCTATTGTCAAAAGTGTCGTTTGCCCCCTGATGCATCCATTTATATAGAGCATCAAACTTACGTTCATACTTTGAATTCTGTATCAGACAAAGAGGCCTTAACTGCTAAGATTAATTTTATAACCGAATTGTATGGTAATTTGACACCGGTAAACATGCATCTCTTGGCCAATCTACCAAATCTAGAGAACTTGAGTGTTTATTTGGACTACAAACCCCAAGCTGTGGAGTACCTATTAAGAACTATTGCCTTGCTATCCCCAAAAAAATTGAGAAAACTTTCGTTTGCAACACAGAACTTTAGATTGATATCTGTTTTCGAAAATTTGCAATCCCTCGAATCCGTTGTCTATCACACAAAAGATATTGAGTTTATAGCACATCTCAGAAATCTCACAGACTTACAAATACATAATCCTCTAGATACTCCCATATGGGAACTCCTTAAGGAACTTAAGGTTTTATTGAATCTTCAATGTTTGCTTTTGGATAATGCAGATCTGGAATTTTTAGATATTGTTGAGGTGACGAAAATAAATTGGCTAAAACGCTTAAGACTCGGCCTTACGGATAAAAAGTTTGTCTTCATGCTGATCCCTTTGAAAGACTTGGAAGTTTTGGAAATTACGTCTACACATTACGCGGCGAAAGATGAAGGCAACTTTATTGTTTCCTTTGTTTTGTCATGCAAAAATATAAGGTCAATATCTCTATATCGATACTATGATTACTTAAAAAAGGATTATGTCAACGGGATCTTGAACACTATAAAGCTTTTTAGAGATTCTTCCAAGCACCCTCCATTCAAATTGCGCGGGGTTTGGTGTGATTTTAAAAGGCTAAGCCAG CTGGACAAGTATAATGTCGAATACCTGGAATTGGAGGTGCTCGATAACAGCAATCAAAACGAAGAATCCGATGAAGACACCGATAATGAAGTTTTATAA
- the LOC119555447 gene encoding uncharacterized protein PFB0765w, whose protein sequence is MKTSAGDGNGAGQNEAASGNGGWLADLSDSQKLEKTIDTKVLELEFRLRKSEADLLIASEKIAIYEDKIKDKNEIIEIIKISNNLFKSDYKEKVDTQAMKIRKLEEELSTTKKINLKLDQEIEKLKKEPKESKPNKKLRQTIFFFKEAEKENKKIISSLRTQISDQTSPKNAIKTNELEASLRNQIKQKNETQEKHKNLIASLKDKINQQNIAENESKYLIASLKDQLSKKNEEENADLIDSLMSQLEEKDAKVSEKEEVITSLMSQIKLRDENITFIEARLQWEMFKNKEKDDHQESPKNVNVDSDANGKWSFLPLFRKFK, encoded by the coding sequence gccGACTTGTCCGACAGtcaaaagttggaaaaaacaATTGATACTAAAGTGCTCGAACTTGAGTTTAGGTTACGAAAGTCGGAAGCTGATTTGTTAATTGCTAGCGAAAAAATTGCAATATATGAAGACAAAATTAAGGACAAAAACGAGATaatagaaattataaaaatatcaaaCAACCTTTTTAAATCTGATTACAAAGAAAAGGTTGATACTCAGGCAATGAAAATAAGAAAGTTGGAAGAGGAACTGTCCAcaacaaagaaaataaatttaaaacttgaTCAAGAAATTGAGAAACTTAAGAAAGAACCAAAAGAATCCAAACCAAATAAAAAGTTAAGGcaaactatatttttttttaaagaagccgaaaaggaaaacaaaaaaattatatcttcccTTAGAACTCAGATATCAGATCAAACAAGCCcaaaaaatgcaattaaaacaaatgAACTTGAAGCTTCCCTTAGAAATCAAATAAAGCAGAAAAACGAAACACAGGAAAAGCATAAAAATCTTATAGCTTCTCTTAAGGATAAGATAAATCAACAAAATATAGCGGAAAACGAAAGCAAATATCTTATAGCATCCCTAAAAGATCAACTAAGTAAgaaaaatgaagaagaaaatgCAGACCTTATTGATTCTCTTATGTCTCAATTGGAGGAGAAAGATGCAAAAGTTTCCGAAAAAGAAGAAGTTATAACATCTCTTATGTCTCAGATAAAATTGAGAGATGAAAATATAACTTTTATAGAGGCGAGGCTGCAATGggaaatgtttaaaaataaggaGAAGGATGATCACCAAGAATCGCCAAAAAATGTTAACGTCGACAGCGACGCCAATGGAAAATGGTCCTTTTTACCGCTGTTTCGTAAATTTAAATGA